In the genome of Plasmodium falciparum 3D7 genome assembly, chromosome: 2, one region contains:
- a CDS encoding 40S ribosomal protein S30, translating into MGKVHGSLARAGKVKNQTPKVPKLDKKKRLTGRAKKRQLYNRRFSDNGGRKKGPNSKA; encoded by the exons ATGG gaAAGGTACATGGATCATTAGCAAGAGCTGGTAAAGTTAAAAACCAGACTCCTAAAGTCCCAAAGTTAGATAAGAAAAAACGTTTAACAGGAAGAGCTAAAAAAAGGCAACTTTATAACAGAAGATTTTCAGATAATGGAGGTAGAAAAAAAGGACCTAATTCAAAAGCTTAA
- a CDS encoding ribosome associated membrane protein RAMP4, putative, which translates to MDNIQDYIKKLKEKSFYKSIKKAQKKYKSNILNKMPSNRKITQKVEAFDSNVTKRGNVPPSLVKKGRKHPVGPILLVVFIFVVIGSVIVQMLSIIQKSKIF; encoded by the exons ATGGATAACATACaagattatattaaaaaacttAAGGAAAAAAGTTTTTATAAGTCGATTAAAAAAGCgcaaaaaaaatacaaaagtaatatattaaataag ATGCCAAGTAACAGGAAAATAACACAAAAGGTTGAAGCCTTTGATAGTAACGTAACAAAGAGAGGCAATGTCCCTCCTTCTTTGgtaaaaaaaggaagaaagcATCCGGTAGGACCAATACTTCTTGTAGTCTTCATTTTTGTTGTTATAGGATCAG ttattGTTCAAATGTTGAGTATTATACAAAAGTCTAAAATTTTCTGA